The Iamia majanohamensis genome window below encodes:
- a CDS encoding PKD domain-containing protein, with the protein MAAVVLLTGGVALAATQPAEVASAAAPAHATLVGDLPTTTTPHVLDGDVRSVAVAGNTVVLGGNFTQATDPDGTRVDRRHLLAFDRTTGRILRGWAPQLDNEVYSVVASPDGQSIYVGGRFNSVDGVTQLKVAKLATSDGRVLPFRSGVNAVVTSLAIANDRLYVGGVFQQIQGRQRRLAALDLDTGDIDDRVAVDIQGVHRTGGDGKIWRIEPSPDGQHLLVVGSFATVDGQPRNQIVKLDTNGGGTMTVDPWSTTAFAGYCASFQDYVRDVSYSPDGSYFVVVTTGAKGTGLNGTCDSVSRWAESSQANAGYQWINYSGGDSNYSVEITGAAVYVGGHFRWSNNPYGTDSLGPGGVETTGIASLDPANGLPLSWNPGRDRGRAVWQLVATPDGLYVASDTDRIANYRYRGRIAFFPLEGGRPVPQPARQTLPLALDQYVPAGGGQPARVVSRDYDGSTFGTVAPTVGDASALAGTRSAFFANGVLYTAMSNGTLLARSYDGSTLGAPVTVDLQRMTAFASDLANMTSSVYDGGKLYYTVSGSNTLYMRYFSTENRVVGAVRFDAATSGGGVTYSQVGGMVLAGNDVYYVDRQAGTLVRAPWRAAGGIDGGGRTTVAPAGAGGVSWTSTVLWARQGEVPNQAPTARFTFSCTGLDCSFDASGSTDGDGDITNVTWDFGDGQTASGPTATHRYGAAGTYTAVATVTDDDGATGLATSSVTVAALAPQASFTTSCADNVCAVDASASADPDGTIASYAWDFGDGQTATGRTAAVTYAADGTYTVRLTVTDDQGVTNSTTRTVTATVPAGRGFIGKDAATSQSTSLRDTVTVPTDVREGDQLLLFAASNAKGTDGLDAPAGWTRVLDGTTSNSRSALFARTATAADAGSTVEVTTSVYARTDVVIAAYRGVALTLGGQTAVQGYTTPSRPATAGSYVVSFWADKTATTTTWTPPPGVTVRHSFAGTGAGHVSEMLADNVATADGPTPQLTAGVDQPSAQSIATTVVLRPV; encoded by the coding sequence GTGGCCGCGGTGGTGCTGCTCACCGGGGGCGTCGCCCTCGCCGCCACCCAGCCCGCCGAGGTCGCCTCGGCCGCGGCGCCGGCCCACGCCACCCTGGTCGGCGACCTGCCGACCACCACGACCCCCCACGTGCTCGACGGCGACGTCCGGTCGGTCGCCGTGGCCGGCAACACCGTGGTCCTGGGCGGGAACTTCACCCAGGCCACCGACCCCGACGGCACCCGCGTCGACCGGCGCCACCTGCTCGCCTTCGACCGCACCACCGGCCGCATCCTGCGGGGCTGGGCCCCGCAGCTCGACAACGAGGTCTACAGCGTCGTGGCCTCGCCCGACGGCCAGTCGATCTACGTCGGCGGCCGCTTCAACTCCGTCGACGGCGTCACCCAGCTGAAGGTGGCCAAGCTGGCCACCTCCGACGGGCGCGTCCTGCCCTTCCGCTCCGGGGTCAACGCCGTGGTGACCTCGCTGGCCATCGCCAACGACCGCCTCTACGTGGGCGGCGTCTTCCAGCAGATCCAGGGCCGCCAGCGCCGCCTCGCCGCCCTCGACCTCGACACCGGCGACATCGACGACCGGGTGGCGGTGGACATCCAGGGCGTCCACCGCACAGGCGGCGACGGCAAGATCTGGCGCATCGAGCCCTCGCCCGACGGCCAGCACCTCCTCGTCGTGGGCAGCTTCGCCACCGTCGACGGCCAGCCCCGCAACCAGATCGTGAAGCTCGACACGAACGGCGGCGGCACCATGACCGTCGACCCCTGGTCGACCACGGCCTTCGCCGGCTACTGCGCCTCGTTCCAGGACTACGTCCGCGACGTCTCCTACAGCCCCGACGGCAGCTACTTCGTTGTCGTCACCACCGGCGCCAAGGGCACCGGCCTCAACGGCACCTGCGACTCGGTGAGCCGCTGGGCCGAGTCCTCGCAGGCCAACGCCGGGTACCAGTGGATCAACTACTCCGGGGGCGACAGCAACTACTCGGTCGAGATCACCGGCGCCGCCGTCTACGTGGGCGGCCACTTCCGGTGGTCGAACAACCCCTACGGCACCGACTCGCTCGGCCCCGGCGGGGTGGAGACCACCGGCATCGCCTCGCTCGACCCGGCCAACGGGCTGCCCCTCTCGTGGAACCCGGGCCGCGACCGCGGCCGGGCCGTCTGGCAGCTGGTCGCCACGCCCGACGGGCTCTACGTCGCCAGCGACACCGACCGCATCGCCAACTACCGCTACCGGGGCCGCATCGCCTTCTTCCCGCTCGAGGGTGGCCGCCCGGTGCCCCAGCCGGCCCGCCAGACCCTGCCCCTCGCGCTCGACCAGTACGTCCCCGCCGGGGGCGGCCAGCCCGCCCGCGTCGTGTCCCGCGACTACGACGGCAGCACCTTCGGCACCGTGGCGCCCACGGTGGGCGACGCGTCGGCCCTGGCCGGCACCCGCAGTGCCTTCTTCGCCAACGGCGTGCTCTACACGGCCATGTCCAACGGCACCCTGCTGGCCCGCTCCTACGACGGCAGCACCCTCGGGGCGCCGGTCACCGTCGACCTCCAGCGCATGACCGCCTTCGCCTCGGACCTGGCCAACATGACCAGCTCGGTCTACGACGGCGGCAAGCTCTACTACACCGTCAGCGGCAGCAACACGCTGTACATGCGCTACTTCAGCACCGAGAACCGGGTGGTCGGCGCGGTCCGCTTCGACGCTGCCACCTCCGGCGGGGGCGTCACCTACAGCCAGGTCGGCGGCATGGTCCTGGCCGGGAACGACGTGTACTACGTCGACCGCCAGGCCGGCACGCTCGTCCGGGCCCCGTGGCGGGCGGCCGGTGGCATCGACGGCGGCGGCCGCACCACCGTGGCCCCGGCCGGCGCCGGGGGCGTGAGCTGGACCAGCACCGTGCTCTGGGCCCGCCAGGGCGAGGTGCCCAACCAGGCCCCGACGGCCCGCTTCACCTTCTCCTGCACCGGCCTCGACTGCTCCTTCGACGCCTCGGGCTCGACCGACGGCGACGGGGACATCACCAACGTCACCTGGGACTTCGGTGACGGCCAGACCGCCTCCGGTCCCACCGCGACGCACCGCTACGGCGCCGCCGGCACCTACACGGCGGTGGCCACCGTCACCGACGACGACGGCGCCACCGGCCTGGCCACCTCCTCGGTGACCGTCGCCGCCCTGGCCCCGCAGGCCAGCTTCACCACCTCCTGCGCCGACAACGTGTGCGCCGTCGACGCCTCCGCATCGGCCGACCCCGACGGCACCATCGCCTCCTACGCCTGGGACTTCGGCGACGGCCAGACCGCCACCGGGAGGACCGCGGCCGTCACCTACGCCGCCGACGGCACCTACACCGTGCGGCTCACGGTGACCGACGACCAGGGCGTCACGAACAGCACCACCCGCACCGTGACGGCCACGGTGCCCGCCGGGCGGGGCTTCATCGGCAAGGACGCGGCCACCAGCCAGTCCACCTCCCTGCGCGACACCGTGACCGTCCCGACCGATGTCCGGGAGGGCGACCAGCTCCTGCTGTTCGCAGCCTCCAACGCCAAGGGCACCGACGGCCTCGATGCCCCGGCGGGCTGGACCCGGGTCCTCGACGGGACCACCTCCAACAGCCGCTCGGCGCTGTTCGCCCGGACGGCCACCGCGGCCGACGCCGGGTCCACCGTCGAGGTCACCACCTCGGTCTACGCCCGCACCGACGTGGTGATCGCCGCCTACCGGGGCGTGGCCCTCACCCTCGGCGGCCAGACGGCCGTCCAGGGCTACACCACCCCGTCCCGCCCGGCGACGGCCGGCTCCTACGTCGTGTCCTTCTGGGCCGACAAGACGGCCACCACCACCACCTGGACGCCGCCGCCCGGCGTGACGGTGCGCCACTCCTTCGCCGGCACCGGCGCTGGGCACGTCTCGGAGATGCTCGCCGACAACGTGGCCACCGCCGACGGGCCCACCCCGCAGCTGACCGCCGGCGTCGACCAGCCCTCGGCCCAGTCCATCGCCACCACGGTGGTCCTGCGGCCGGTCTGA
- a CDS encoding glycosyltransferase family 4 protein, whose amino-acid sequence MRHLLVTNDYPPKAGGIQQYLWELWRRLPPEDVTVLTAAHPDAPAWDAAQGHRIVRAPERVLLPTRSLARRIDALADEVGAEVVLLDPALPLGHLGPALARPYGVVLHGAEVTVPGRVPGARGRLARVLVGARLVVAAGGYPADEAERAARRGLPVVVVPPGVDTERFAPPTPEARAATRARHGIGPDDDLVLSISRLVPRKGMDVLVDAAALLAPERPALRVLIGGGGRDEARLARRIRRTGAPARLLGRFEEAEKADLHGAADVFAMLCRDRWAGLEQEGFGIVFLEAAACGVPQVAGDSGGAAEAVADGVTGTVVADPTDAVAVAAALAALLDDPVRRAEAGRAARRRAEEAFSYDGLARQLQAALASC is encoded by the coding sequence GTGAGGCACCTGCTCGTCACCAACGACTACCCCCCCAAGGCCGGCGGCATCCAGCAGTACCTCTGGGAGCTGTGGCGGCGCCTGCCCCCCGAGGACGTCACCGTGCTGACCGCGGCGCACCCCGACGCCCCGGCGTGGGACGCGGCCCAGGGGCACCGCATCGTCCGTGCCCCGGAGCGGGTGCTTCTGCCCACCCGGTCCCTCGCCCGTCGCATCGATGCCCTCGCCGACGAGGTCGGGGCCGAGGTCGTGCTGCTCGACCCGGCGCTGCCGCTCGGCCACCTGGGGCCGGCCCTGGCCCGTCCCTACGGCGTCGTCCTCCACGGCGCCGAGGTCACCGTGCCGGGCCGGGTGCCCGGGGCCCGGGGCCGGCTGGCCCGGGTGCTCGTCGGCGCCCGGCTCGTGGTGGCGGCCGGCGGCTACCCGGCCGACGAGGCCGAGCGGGCGGCCCGGCGGGGCCTGCCGGTCGTGGTCGTCCCCCCGGGGGTCGACACCGAGCGCTTCGCCCCGCCCACGCCCGAGGCCCGGGCCGCGACCCGGGCCCGCCACGGCATCGGCCCCGACGACGACCTCGTCCTGTCGATCAGCCGGCTGGTCCCGCGCAAGGGGATGGACGTGCTCGTCGACGCCGCCGCCCTCCTCGCCCCCGAGCGGCCCGCCCTGCGCGTGCTCATCGGCGGGGGCGGGCGCGACGAGGCCCGCCTGGCCCGCCGGATCCGCCGCACGGGCGCGCCGGCCCGCCTGCTGGGCCGCTTCGAGGAGGCCGAGAAGGCCGACCTGCACGGCGCCGCCGACGTGTTCGCCATGCTCTGCCGGGACCGGTGGGCGGGCCTGGAGCAGGAGGGCTTCGGCATCGTGTTCCTCGAGGCCGCGGCCTGCGGGGTGCCCCAGGTGGCCGGCGACAGCGGGGGCGCGGCCGAGGCCGTGGCCGACGGCGTCACCGGCACCGTGGTGGCCGACCCGACCGACGCCGTAGCCGTGGCCGCGGCGCTGGCCGCCCTGCTCGACGACCCGGTGCGGCGGGCGGAGGCCGGGCGCGCCGCCCGGCGCCGGGCCGAGGAGGCCTTCTCCTACGACGGCCTGGCCCGCCAGCTGCAGGCGGCGCTGGCCTCCTGCTGA
- the queG gene encoding tRNA epoxyqueuosine(34) reductase QueG, producing MTTPPVDDELARRALAAGRAAGLDAAGLATVAPFAGAREALEERRAAGLHGGMAFTYRNPARSTDPRALLPSARALLAGALLHGGEPAAPAGPGPHGRVARYARQDHYDRLRHALDAAGAVLRAEGWRALVVVDQNHLVDRAVAHRAGLGWYGRNSLLLMPGVGSWSVLGAVLTDAPLVAEDPEPVADGCGPCTRCVTGCPTDAIVAPGVVDARRCLAWLVQAPGPLRRDLREAMGDRIYGCDDCQEVCPPNRVRLRRRERAADDTPLVDDDPAAWVDLLELLAADDATLLDRHGRWYVADRDPRHLRRNALVGLGNVADPDDPAVVAALVRVLGGGDDLLVAHAAWAARRLGREDLLAHVVDPGPEARAELAAAAPTPRAPAAKEHPAR from the coding sequence GTGACCACCCCGCCCGTCGACGACGAGCTGGCCCGGCGCGCCCTCGCCGCCGGGCGCGCCGCCGGGCTCGACGCGGCCGGGCTGGCCACCGTCGCCCCGTTCGCCGGGGCCCGGGAGGCCCTGGAGGAGCGGCGGGCGGCCGGGCTCCACGGGGGCATGGCCTTCACCTACCGGAACCCGGCCCGCTCCACCGACCCCCGCGCCCTGCTGCCCTCGGCCCGGGCCCTCCTCGCCGGGGCCCTGCTCCACGGCGGCGAGCCCGCCGCGCCCGCCGGCCCCGGCCCGCACGGCCGGGTGGCCCGCTACGCCCGCCAGGACCACTACGACCGCCTGCGCCACGCCCTCGACGCCGCCGGCGCCGTGCTCCGGGCGGAGGGGTGGCGGGCCCTCGTCGTGGTGGACCAGAACCACCTCGTCGACCGGGCCGTCGCCCACCGGGCCGGGCTCGGCTGGTACGGCCGCAACAGCCTGCTCCTGATGCCCGGCGTCGGCAGCTGGTCGGTGCTGGGGGCCGTGCTCACCGACGCGCCGCTGGTGGCGGAGGACCCCGAGCCGGTGGCCGACGGCTGCGGGCCCTGCACCCGGTGCGTCACCGGCTGCCCCACCGACGCCATCGTGGCCCCCGGGGTGGTCGACGCCCGACGCTGCCTGGCCTGGCTGGTGCAGGCCCCGGGGCCGCTCCGCCGGGACCTCCGCGAGGCCATGGGCGACCGCATCTACGGCTGCGACGACTGCCAGGAGGTGTGCCCGCCGAACCGGGTGCGCCTGCGCCGCCGGGAGCGGGCCGCCGACGACACCCCCCTCGTCGACGACGACCCCGCCGCCTGGGTCGACCTCCTCGAGCTGCTCGCGGCCGACGACGCCACCCTCCTCGACCGCCACGGGCGCTGGTACGTGGCCGACCGCGACCCCCGCCACCTGCGCCGCAACGCGCTGGTGGGCCTGGGCAACGTGGCCGACCCGGACGACCCGGCGGTGGTCGCGGCCCTGGTGCGGGTCCTCGGCGGCGGCGACGACCTGCTCGTGGCCCACGCGGCCTGGGCCGCGCGCCGCCTCGGACGCGAGGATCTGCTGGCCCACGTCGTCGACCCGGGACCCGAGGCGCGCGCCGAGCTGGCGGCGGCGGCCCCGACCCCCCGGGCCCCCGCAGCCAAGGAGCACCCCGCCCGGTGA
- the deoD gene encoding purine-nucleoside phosphorylase, with translation MPTPHISAAPGDFAPVCLMPGDPRRARHVAETFLDDARLVTDVRSMEGFTGTYEGRPVSVMAHGMGVPSVSIYATELVRDYGVGTLVRIGSCGSVQPDLDLRSVVVALGASTDSGVNRTRFGGHDLAAVADFALARAAVDAADALGVAVRVGTVFTSDLFYAPDPAINELAARLGALAVEMEAAGLYGVAAEHGARALTLLTVSDHLLDDAHLSSDDRQRSFDDMVRVALATAVAA, from the coding sequence GTGCCCACCCCCCACATCTCCGCCGCCCCCGGCGACTTCGCCCCCGTGTGCCTCATGCCCGGCGACCCCCGCCGGGCCCGCCACGTCGCCGAGACCTTCCTCGACGACGCCCGCCTGGTCACCGACGTCCGCAGCATGGAGGGCTTCACCGGCACCTACGAGGGCCGGCCCGTGTCGGTGATGGCCCACGGCATGGGCGTGCCGTCGGTGTCCATCTACGCCACCGAGCTGGTGCGCGACTACGGCGTGGGCACCCTCGTCCGCATCGGCTCCTGCGGCTCGGTGCAGCCCGACCTCGACCTCCGCAGCGTGGTGGTCGCCCTGGGGGCGTCGACCGACTCGGGCGTCAACCGCACCCGCTTCGGGGGCCACGACCTGGCCGCGGTGGCCGACTTCGCCCTGGCCCGGGCCGCGGTCGACGCCGCCGACGCCCTCGGCGTCGCCGTCCGGGTGGGCACCGTGTTCACCTCGGACCTCTTCTACGCCCCCGACCCCGCCATCAACGAGCTGGCCGCCCGGCTGGGCGCCCTGGCCGTGGAGATGGAGGCGGCCGGGCTCTACGGCGTGGCCGCCGAGCACGGCGCCCGGGCCCTCACCCTGCTCACCGTGTCGGACCACCTCCTCGACGACGCCCACCTCTCCTCCGACGACCGCCAGCGGTCCTTCGACGACATGGTCCGGGTCGCCCTCGCCACCGCCGTGGCCGCCTGA
- a CDS encoding LLM class flavin-dependent oxidoreductase, with the protein MRFSVWPASVHGFADLAAVVGHCERTGWDGAWVMDHFMGDRPDGAPDDTPVLEALTVLPALAARTERIRLGPLVLGGTYRHPAVVAKAAATLDELSGGRFVLGLGAGWQVNEHAAYGIDLLPVRERLDRFEESCAAIRSLLTEDRTTLVGDHVTLNDAPCRPTPPPGRVPILVGAKGERRGLRIAALHADEWNSWATVEQLRHRSDVLARHCADVGRDPGAIRRSTQAVVHLVDDPVEADRLRAEPSSRPRLVGTPAQLVDQVGAYAEAGLDELVVPDWTMGTGPGRLEVLDRIQAEVAPAFR; encoded by the coding sequence GTGCGCTTCTCGGTCTGGCCCGCATCCGTCCACGGCTTCGCGGACCTCGCCGCGGTGGTCGGCCACTGCGAGCGCACGGGCTGGGACGGCGCCTGGGTCATGGACCACTTCATGGGCGACCGGCCCGACGGCGCCCCCGACGACACCCCCGTGCTCGAGGCCCTCACCGTGCTGCCGGCCCTCGCGGCCCGGACCGAGCGCATCCGCCTCGGCCCCCTCGTGCTCGGGGGCACCTACCGGCACCCCGCCGTGGTGGCCAAGGCGGCCGCGACCCTCGACGAGCTGAGCGGCGGCCGGTTCGTCCTCGGCCTCGGCGCCGGATGGCAGGTGAACGAGCACGCCGCCTACGGCATCGACCTCCTGCCGGTGCGGGAGCGCCTGGACCGCTTCGAGGAGTCCTGCGCCGCCATCCGCTCCCTGCTCACCGAGGACCGCACCACCCTCGTCGGCGACCACGTCACCCTCAACGACGCCCCGTGCCGGCCCACCCCGCCGCCCGGTCGGGTCCCGATCCTCGTGGGGGCCAAGGGCGAGCGGCGGGGGCTGCGCATCGCCGCCCTCCACGCCGACGAGTGGAACTCCTGGGCCACCGTGGAGCAGCTCCGGCACCGCAGCGACGTGCTGGCCCGCCACTGCGCCGACGTCGGCCGCGACCCCGGCGCCATCCGCCGCTCCACCCAGGCCGTGGTGCACCTGGTCGACGACCCGGTCGAGGCCGACCGCCTCCGCGCCGAGCCCTCCTCCCGGCCCCGCCTGGTGGGCACGCCCGCGCAGCTGGTCGACCAGGTCGGCGCCTACGCCGAGGCCGGCCTGGACGAGCTCGTCGTGCCCGACTGGACCATGGGCACCGGGCCCGGGCGCCTCGAGGTGCTGGACCGGATCCAGGCCGAGGTCGCCCCCGCCTTCCGCTGA
- a CDS encoding GGDEF domain-containing protein, translating into MASPDRSGTGPEPAGPGIGGTGVDADLLERLLPHLAESIMVLDADWSVKANLAPPGGLIGRGLGIGLHTLEDMHPDDTVQVLELGAQAFTTDPGWEGSMVVRMRRGDGSYGRYEITATNRFDDPVIDGMVVRTREVVVDDGDVATGLDHTGLVETLAHVLPVGVVLLDPAGRPVFANAAACVLLGLSAVELKRAGLAAAVAPADHDLLATSLAHVGATAGRLTSLLHLDAGDVEVELTLSSEGEPVTAVVATFEDVTERRAAEHEMRRRAECDPLTGLGNRAWLLDRLRDLMGAGAALTVAYIDLDGFKAVNDAEGHAAGDALLVAVADALQGAAGPEVEVARVGGDEFVAVATGRAAADPAALESSLRRAVAEASRERGAGSGASVGTAGRRPTDLPRDVLRRADAAMYADKRRRRMADPA; encoded by the coding sequence ATGGCGTCACCCGACCGCAGTGGGACCGGTCCCGAGCCAGCCGGCCCCGGCATCGGCGGGACGGGCGTCGACGCGGACCTCCTGGAGCGGCTGCTGCCGCACCTGGCGGAGTCGATCATGGTCCTCGACGCCGACTGGTCGGTGAAGGCCAACCTGGCCCCGCCGGGCGGGCTCATCGGCCGGGGCCTGGGCATCGGCCTCCACACCCTGGAGGACATGCACCCCGACGACACCGTGCAGGTGCTCGAGCTCGGGGCCCAGGCCTTCACCACCGACCCGGGCTGGGAGGGGAGCATGGTGGTGCGGATGCGGCGGGGGGACGGCTCCTACGGCCGGTACGAGATCACCGCGACCAACCGCTTCGACGACCCCGTCATCGACGGGATGGTCGTCCGCACCCGCGAGGTGGTGGTCGACGACGGCGACGTCGCCACCGGGCTCGACCACACGGGTCTGGTCGAGACCCTGGCCCACGTCCTGCCCGTGGGCGTGGTGCTGCTCGACCCCGCCGGTCGCCCCGTGTTCGCCAACGCCGCGGCCTGCGTCCTCCTGGGCCTCAGCGCCGTCGAGCTGAAGCGGGCGGGGCTGGCGGCCGCGGTGGCGCCGGCCGACCACGACCTGCTGGCGACCTCGTTGGCCCACGTGGGCGCCACCGCCGGCCGGCTGACGTCCCTGCTCCACCTCGACGCAGGCGACGTGGAGGTCGAGCTGACCCTGTCGTCGGAGGGTGAGCCGGTGACCGCCGTCGTCGCCACGTTCGAGGACGTGACCGAGCGGCGCGCCGCCGAGCACGAGATGCGGCGCCGGGCCGAGTGCGACCCCCTCACCGGGCTGGGGAACCGGGCCTGGCTGCTCGACCGGCTGCGCGACCTGATGGGTGCCGGGGCGGCGCTCACGGTCGCCTACATCGACCTCGACGGCTTCAAGGCGGTGAACGACGCCGAGGGCCACGCGGCGGGCGATGCGCTCCTCGTGGCGGTGGCCGACGCCCTGCAGGGGGCGGCCGGGCCGGAGGTCGAGGTGGCGCGCGTCGGCGGCGACGAGTTCGTGGCCGTGGCCACCGGGCGGGCCGCGGCCGACCCCGCCGCCCTGGAGTCGAGCCTGCGGCGCGCCGTCGCCGAGGCCAGCCGGGAGCGGGGGGCGGGCTCCGGGGCGAGCGTCGGCACCGCCGGTCGCCGTCCCACCGACCTGCCTCGGGACGTGCTGCGCCGGGCCGACGCAGCGATGTACGCCGACAAGCGTCGCCGCCGCATGGCCGACCCGGCCTGA
- a CDS encoding NUDIX hydrolase: MHPGLHRTLLRLFQQLPTPARRRVVRTISPSFTVGSMCFIERADGALLLVEHVYRRRWGVPGGLLERREDPADAALREVREEVGLDVVLVGEPAVVVDPVPQRVDVVYRARVAPGCDPDAAAPRSPEIRSLRWFPPRDLPELQHETAGALVALGRIQGGADDARATAGRAWPRDRPPGDR, translated from the coding sequence ATGCACCCGGGGCTGCACCGCACGTTGCTGCGGCTCTTCCAGCAGCTCCCGACCCCCGCCCGGCGCCGGGTGGTGCGCACCATCTCCCCGTCGTTCACCGTCGGGTCGATGTGCTTCATCGAGCGGGCCGACGGCGCCCTCCTCCTCGTCGAGCACGTCTACCGGCGGCGGTGGGGCGTCCCCGGGGGGCTGCTCGAACGGCGGGAGGACCCGGCCGACGCCGCCCTCCGCGAGGTGCGCGAGGAGGTGGGCCTCGACGTGGTCCTCGTGGGCGAGCCCGCGGTGGTGGTCGACCCCGTGCCCCAGCGGGTCGACGTGGTGTACCGGGCCCGGGTGGCGCCCGGGTGCGACCCCGACGCGGCCGCGCCCCGCAGCCCCGAGATCCGCAGCCTGCGGTGGTTCCCGCCCCGCGACCTGCCCGAGCTCCAGCACGAGACGGCCGGGGCCCTGGTCGCCCTGGGCCGCATCCAGGGCGGGGCCGACGACGCCCGGGCCACCGCCGGTCGGGCCTGGCCCCGGGACCGCCCGCCGGGCGACCGGTAG
- a CDS encoding inositol monophosphatase family protein, producing the protein MTPGPSDEQLLATLGRAAEAVAGALAATPDWGSADTVPGQHKSDLAADAAAVAVLNGAGLAVYSEESGWTGRGRDLTVVVDPLDGSTNAARGISWWATSLCVVDADGPRVGLVDDLVHGTRTTAVRGGGAFRDGVRLTASGCTDLTQAIVGLNGLPARHLGWGQCRALGAAALDLVAVAAGHLDGFLDCSPEGLAPWDVLGATLACQEAGATVARLDGGALHDLGDPVRRPVVAGATPAVAEALATAFADVGPLPLRDPGPGAAAGPGSGDP; encoded by the coding sequence ATGACGCCCGGCCCGTCCGACGAGCAGCTCCTGGCCACCCTGGGCCGTGCCGCCGAGGCGGTGGCCGGGGCCCTGGCCGCCACCCCGGACTGGGGGTCGGCGGACACGGTCCCGGGCCAGCACAAGAGCGACCTGGCCGCCGACGCCGCCGCGGTGGCGGTGCTCAACGGGGCCGGGCTCGCGGTGTACAGCGAGGAGAGCGGCTGGACCGGCCGGGGGCGCGACCTCACCGTCGTGGTCGACCCCCTGGACGGCAGCACCAACGCGGCCCGGGGCATCTCCTGGTGGGCCACGAGCCTGTGCGTGGTCGACGCCGACGGGCCCCGCGTCGGCCTGGTGGACGACCTGGTGCACGGCACCCGCACCACCGCCGTCCGGGGGGGCGGGGCCTTCCGCGACGGCGTCCGGCTCACGGCCAGCGGGTGCACCGACCTCACCCAGGCCATCGTCGGGCTCAACGGGCTGCCCGCCCGCCACCTCGGGTGGGGCCAGTGCCGGGCCCTCGGCGCCGCGGCCCTCGACCTGGTGGCGGTGGCCGCCGGGCACCTCGACGGCTTCCTCGACTGCAGCCCCGAGGGCCTCGCCCCGTGGGACGTGCTGGGGGCCACCCTGGCGTGCCAGGAGGCGGGGGCCACCGTCGCCCGCCTGGACGGCGGCGCCCTCCACGACCTCGGCGACCCGGTGCGGCGGCCGGTCGTCGCCGGCGCCACCCCGGCGGTGGCCGAGGCCCTGGCCACGGCCTTCGCCGACGTCGGGCCCCTCCCGCTCCGGGACCCCGGCCCCGGTGCCGCCGCGGGGCCCGGCTCGGGCGACCCGTAG